The Manis javanica isolate MJ-LG chromosome 14, MJ_LKY, whole genome shotgun sequence genomic interval GATGATCTATACCTGGCAAGGAAGGGATCTGCTAGAGCCTCTGGTCCTGCAGGTGATATAAGATGCCCACATCTTTGCAACTCACAAGCAGGAGTCCCCAGGCTCCCAAACACCACCCATGTCCATCATCTCACCTCACCCAGCCTCCGAATCTCATGCTGCTTCTTAGGTCTGACGTGTTTCCGGAACGGAGCTGTCAGTCGGGAGCTCTGGCTGGGGTTCTCCAGGAACTCTGAGGGGGTCTGAGACCCAGGTGTCCGGGTAAAGGCCAGGGCATAGGCTGTGGACTTCAGGGCCAGCAGGGTGAGTGGCCACACTGACCTGTACCTGAGATAGCCCGGCCCAAGCCCTTAGTGAACAGCCCCATTGTATCCTGAACGTTCCAGTTTACAATCCAGGAAGCCCTTGTGAGGCTCTCTGAGCAACAGCTCGCTGCAGGGGTTGGCGCCCTGTGTCCCCAAGCACAAGGCCCCTCTTGCCCGTACCTGACCACTTCCCCTTCCCCAGGCATCCCCAGCAGCAGCGTGGCCAGCTGTGGCGGGTTCAGTCCATCCAGCGCTTCCTGCCACGCACAAGGCAGTGTGCCCCACAGGTCGTCAGTAAAAAATTCCTGCAGGAGAAGGGGAGAAGCAATCAACAGGGcacccctcttcccattcttCCCTGCCCCACTCTCAACACAGGCCACCAGGTGCTGTCATCAGGTACCTCTTACTCACCCCATCACCTCTTCTCTGAAGCCTGCTCCAGCCTCCCCTCCCTCAGAGCCCAGGCTGCATTCTGGAAACACCTCTCCTTAGTTTCCCCActtatttatgtgtctgtttccCGCACTCAACTGACCTTAAGGGCAGTCTTCACATCTGCATCCCAACACCACAGTGACTGACATGCAATGTTAGTGTATGACCACTTAGTAATCGACCATTATACATGCTAGATGTTACATGTGCcagaatgtatttttatttattcatttaacacagTCTAGAGCTTTGTTTATGCACCAAGCACTATTCTAGTCTCAATGGCTACAAGAATGAACCAGACAGACAAGATTCTTGCTCTTGAAGagtttacattaaaaaagtaatttcagATAATATCAAATGCCACAGAGATAAAACACTAATGAAACAGTAAGAGAGTTTGAGAGAGTACTACTTTTAGATAGAATAATAAAGGGAGACTTGTCTGAGGAGTTGACTCTTGAGCTGAGACTTGAATGATGAAcaggaatgcaaaaaaaaaaaaacaggccatGTAAAAAACTCTCTAGTAGAGGTAGCCAGAGACAGCAGGAGAAAATGGATGAAATCGGTGAAGaggttaaaaagataaaaacttccAATTATACAATAAGCAAGCCATGGAgatgtaaagtacagcatggtgactatagttaataatactgtattgtatatttgaaacttgcTGAGAatggatcttaaaagttctcatcacaaggaaaaaaaatgtaactatgtatagtgacagatgttaactagacttactgtggtgatcctCTCACAatacaccttcaacaaatatgttacatgtcaattatatctccatttttaaaaattcaggtaaTAGCAAACACTTATTTCAGCATGCCAGGCACTGCCtgaaacattttacatatattaatgcaTTTAATCCTCAACAACCCTATTTAAGTAGGTGCCATTTTCATTCCCcactttacaaataaggaaacttgCACAGCAATCAAGTAATTTTTGACTTGCCCAAGTCAAAAAGGTAGTAAGAGCTTGGATTTGAAACCAATTTGACTCTAGATTCCTTGCTCTCAACTACTCTACTATTGCCTTTCTGTGAAGGAAAAAATTCCAGCCAGCTGAGTAAAAGCAGAGACCCAGATGCCTgcatatttgtagaatgaaaatCGGCCAGTGTAGGTGTAGTATAGGGAACGTGGAAGAGAATGAAACGTGATGGGGCTCAAGAGGCAGCAGGGGGCCAGATCCTGTAGGGCTTTATAGGCAATGGTAAGGGGTTATGATTTTGTGGAAGCACTTAAGAGGAAGTGTCATGataagatttacattttaaagagatCGATCTGGCTGCTTTGTTAAGAACTGGTTAGAGAGGGgcagaaataaacacagagatcagTTAGAATGTAGCCCAGGAGAGAGATGATGGCTTGGCCCAGGGTGATAGCAATGGAGATGGAGACAAATCAGTGAATCTGGAGGTAGAGGTTGAACTGGATCCAGATCAATGAAGGAAGGAGTTAAATGAAAGATGGCTTCAGGGTTTGGGCGCTGAATAATTCAGTGGATGCTGGTGCCATTTATACATCATATCATTTATTCTCCACAATGATCCTTCAGACAGGGACCCACTTTACAGCCAAGAAACTGGGACTaggaggaaatttttttaaatatctaaggTAGGGGAGGCAGAATTCTAGTTGAAGTCTGTCTGATGCCAAAGTTGGTATTATCCATTAGAGTATAAAACTGGGTATTTAGTTAAAGCTTGGGTGAATGAACTTGTGTGTTCTTAAAACACCTTGCATGTTAAGAGGTCAGTGTAGCCACAATGACTCAATATGCGTTTTATTGCTTCGGAATGAGGTCAGAAAAACTACCTAGATATTAGACATAATACTTGTATCATctgaaaaaagggggagatgccCCCAGTTTTAACATTCTTGTAGAACAGAAGACTgaaatacttaaaagaaaagctaTCAGAAGCTACCTCTCCAGAATTTCTCCCTATCGTGGACACCTTGCCAATCACACACCCGGGAGCACCCCGCCCACAGCCCCGTGGCCTCACGATGATGTAAGCGTCCAGGATGGAACGGTAGAGCGCCAGGACACGGGTGAGGTTCACGGCTAGCTGCTTCCTCTCCCCGTGAGAGAGGCCCCGGGCGCAGACGCCCGGCATCCCACTGGGGTCCAGCCAGTGGCGTCGCGAGAACACGGTGAGTCGGGAACCAGGGTCAGTATCACGCGGTGCCAGGACCCCTGTAGGGCTCAGCTCCGCAGGAGCTCCGAATCCGGTCCCCGAGGCTGCCTTCCCGGGATCCCAGGCAGGAGCTGAAGACCCGAGGCGCCTTCTGGACGTCACAGGTCACGACATCCCACAGCGCGAAAGCGTCAGCGTCTCAGACTAGTGGGGCGGGGCGCCGGCGAGCTGACGCCACAGAGGCGTACTCCGGTGCCCGGCTCACGACAGGGTCGGGCCAAGTTCCAGCCCCGCCCTCTGCCCTCTTCTTCCGGAAGTGAGGCCCGGGGGTCCGGGGGCCCGGCTTGCTGCGGCTGCCTCTGGTCACGGCCTCGCCACACCTTCGAGTTGTACCTCCACCGGGCCAGAGGGGCCGGGGAGCGCAtccctccgccgccgctgccgccaccgccgccgcccccgccgcggCTCACACACTCGGAATCCCTGGCATCTCTCCCGGCAGCTGGGGCCGCGCGGGCGCGCGCACGTCCACCACGGGCGCGCTCCAACCCACGCGCCTGCCGTCCCGGGCCTCGTAGGCGCGCACCAGTTTCCGTCTCGGGCTCTGGGCGCTTCCGGTCGTAGCGGGGCTCTTGTAGGAGGTAGGTTCGTAAGCGAGGTGGGGGCCGGCTCCTGTGCGGGACCACCGACGTGTGCTTGCCGGGGTGGGCTGCTCCAAGCCTCGGTTTCCCCTTGCTGAACTGTGTTAAGGGCCCTTTATTCGGAGACTTCGGTGAGATGAACATGGGGATTTCCCCTATCAGGACGAGGGGCTGGGATTTATGTATCTACTCATGGGACTTGCGCTGGCGGTGTCTGGGTAATTCAGAGGGCATCCGTGCCATTCCCGTCACTGCTTTCGAGCATTAGACTTTGCCTCCCTGGACAGATGATAGAACTAACCTATTCTGGCTTTCCAGGCTCATCAGTTCGAGCTGGTTGGCCCGCCAACCCCTCAGTTTACAAGTGAGACTTCTGGAGAGGGGAAATGACCTTCCTAAGACTGTACAGCTGGTGAATTGTGGGGCTTCACTAGAATCCGGGCTTCCTGGCTCAGACAATGTTCCTTCGATCATTTCACGTCACAGACTCATTCCTCCTCCATCTGGGAGGTGTCCCTGATGTTTTTCCTCTCTTAAGACCTAAGGAGATGGGTCTGGTCTTATTGTTTCCTAGGCCTATGGGCTcctttatcaggattgctttctTCCTCAGGGTATACAACAAACCTCCAGATGTTGGTCCGTGGGATTCAGCAGAGGATGAGTCCTCTATCCTCCTTTCATAGGTGAGCCATTTTTTCCAACTGCTCTTTCACCATCCACTGTCCTCATGTCTACTTTACTTCTCAATCTGGATTTTGATCAACCTCCCCCCAAAAAGGCATTTGAGGGGAATGCCAAGCACCAAAAATTCGTCAAGAAGCGGCGGCTGTTGGAACGTAGAGGCTTTCTGAATAAGAAGAACCAACCCCCTAGTAAAGGGCCTAAGTTACATTCAGAACCTCCAAAGAAAGGGGAAACTCCTAAAGCCGATGGCACTTGGAAGGTCCCtccctttccaaaaaaaaagaagacaactgCCTTGAGCAGTGGGTCAGATCAGTCCCTGGACAAGAAAGCTGCAGTGCCTTGGCTGACCCCTGCCCCTTCACAGAAGGCTGGTTCTGTTGTGGCTAAGATAGATTTGCTGGGAGAGTTCCAGAGTGCCCTTCCAAAGATTAAGAGACACCCACCTCGCCCCAAGAAGAAGGGCTCCCAGAAGAAGGGCCCTCAGAAGAATGCCCCACAGAACTCCACCCAAGCTCATTCAGAGAATAAATTTTCCGGAGCATCCTGGAAGATGGTGGCAATTGACTGTGAGATGGTGGGCACAGGACCCAAGGGGCATGTCAGTTCCTTGGCTCGATGTAGCATTGTCAGCTACCACGGAGATGTACTCTATGATGAGTACATCCGTCCCCCCTGCCACATTGTGGACTATCGGACCAGGTGGAGTGGTATCCGGAAGCAGCACATGGTGAATGCTACCCCCTTCAAGATTGCTCAGAGCCAGGTGAGACGCAGGGGGTCTGTTGGCATGTTGGTAGCAAGGTGGGTCAGGGGGAGAGGTCCAAATCAACTTTCAGCAGAGGGTATCATCCTGAGAAGGCACTAAAGGATTttgtggagagagggaaggacGGAGTAGAATATCAGATGATGTTCCTATTGGGGTAAGGAGTGGTGAAAGTCTGGAAAGTTACTATAAGTTGGCAATTACCATACTTAATTAGCTAAGACCCATTTTAGGTCCCAGGTGGAATCCTCACCTGAGGAACTGGGAATCTGCATGGAGAAATAATAGCCAGTGAGGGACAGAGAAGCAGGCATGAGTGTCAGGGGGAATGGGCTCAATTTGGGAATGCCTTGTCGAATTGGAGCCTAGGACTGAGAGGGGAAAGGTAAAGAGGGCCTCCCAAGCAAGAAGTAGCCTGTGGAAAGTGCTGCTTGTAGGAGGACAGAAGGTGGGAAGGAGCAGGGGCCTGTTTGTGTAACTGGGACAGGCAGCCCGCAGGGAAGGGGTATAAGACACAGGGCTGCTATGTAGGGGTTCTCATCTCTGTCCGTGAGCAAACTATTCACTATAGCCCTGTGCTGAATGAATACTGGGAGCACAAGTGGATACCGAGGAGGCTGAGTGAgcctgcagaggcagagaggggaaCCAGCTGGTCTCTGGAGGCCTCCAGAGGGCGCCCTTGGTCCACTTCTTTGTAATGTCAGCCCTGCATTCTTTGTCTAATAATTTCTTATATGCTGAACACTCAGTGGGGATTCCTCAGGTAAAACAGCTGGATTTTAGAAAGACCTTGAAAGGAAAAGTGGAAGACCGTCCTGCCCACGAGGGGTAGAGCTGAGCAAAGGCTTGGGTGAAACAGAAGCTGGGGTGGGTCTGAGAGCGAATCAGCATTAACAAGGGTATGTGTTGAAATTAGTGCAAAGTAAAGGTGTTGTGGTCAGTAAACTGCAGGCGAAATCAGGAACAAGTAGTACCTAGATGACTGGACTACATCTGTTTTTCACTATAAACACTTCCCCAGTGCCCAAGCTGAGGTACATCCAGACGAGTCTGGCCTCTCCCAAGGGGTCCCCTGGGAGGCCAAGTGTGCTTCCAGGCCATTACTCTTGTTCACAACCGGTTTGGAGCCCGGTTTGGAGAATGGCCTTCAGGGCGCACAGCAGGTTCTTCGTTTGCCCTCACTGGTGGTCTGTCCTCATGCTTGAAGATCCTGAAATGGTCAGAAGTTACCTGGTTCCAAGACTCATGAATAAGGTTCCTGGCCAGCTGGTAAATACCCTGTTACGAGCAGGAGGAGCTCTAAAGCAGCGGGATGGACTTCCTGCACAAGCATGGGTCACTGAATCACTTTCCTCCTCGGCCTCAGTCGCTAAGTGATTCTTAATCTTTCGTGGCTTATAGACCCTTTGAGAGACTGATGAAAGCCACAGGCACTGCCCCATCCCGCCCAAAAAGCACCCCATATACATACTATTTATATGTAACTCAGGGTTTCCATTACATCCCGGGAGCCCATCTTTGACCCCTTGCAACCTTGTATCTAAGGCCAGCATAATGATAATGGCTAACGGAGTTCAAGCAGCCAGCTGGAACTGAACTAGGTACATGAGTATCTCAAGCAGCAGTGTGATTTGGGACCAGAGGCAAATTAATCTGTCCTTGGGATGAAAACTAATGAGAAGATATGGAGCCACTGATATTATAAATCCAAACACAGTTATAGCACCAAACAACTTgtacctcagagagaggagagatggATTTCAGGTGAAAGAAAACTTAATGGGAGAGGGCATTTCAAAGGTGGGGCAGGTGGACAGTTGGTGAAAAGAATTAGAGGGACCAGCGGCCATGTTGGGCTCTCAGGCTGCGGGGGCTTCACCCCAGAGCCCTCCTCTTCACCGCCTCCTCTTCTGCACTATTTCAGATCTTGAAGATACTCACAGGGAAGATAGTGGTGGGGCATGCCATCCACAACGACTTCAAAGCCCTTCAGTACTTCCACCCTAAGTCCCTCACCCGTGACACCTCCCATATCCCCCTCCTCAACCGGAAGGCCAACTGCCCGGAGAATGCCACCATGTCCCTGAAGCGTCTGACCAAGGAGCTGCTGAGCCGCGACATCCAGGTACTGTCTCCCCTAGTACTGCCTTCCCCCGGCCTGGACACCGTGGAGGCCCTCCTTGCTGCCTTGCTCGAGATTCCAACCCCAGAATTCCTCTGGTTGTAGAGATCCATTCAGGCTTCTGTGTTGGGAAGAGCTTTGGGCACAGGGGCCCACCAGTGTCTCCATCTGTGCTTAGGGATGACAATTCCTGTTCCCTACCTCCCAGGTATTCCAGGGGGTACTTGGAAAAGGGAAAAAGCCTTAAAGCCtaactaagaaaagaagaaagcaggtagTGATGGTGATCTAAAAGATCACATGGGTGCAAAGGACCTCATGTATTTCACATGCCTGGCACTCGAAGGGTAGCCTTCCTGGCAGGAGGGTGTGGGCACATGTCATATATGGAACAGTTAAGGAACTGGGGGAGGTGGGAGACTCAGGGGCCTGTCTGTGACCTGGATTGTTCTGTCTTTACAGAATGTAGGACAATCTGGGACATACATGTGGCCACAGAAAGGATTTAAGCAGACAGCATGGGAGTTGAACCCTGAACTCCTGAAGTAGGGTCACCCCCAGAGTTCTACCTTTGCAGCCTGCTAATCCTGCAGAAGCAACACCATGTAAGGGGGGCTGAGGGGAGCCATTTGGGAAGGGAAGAAACAGTCTCTTGTAGCTTCATCTCTTTTTCCTCCCTTGTTCAGGTTGGGCAAAGTGGACATTCCTCTGTGGAAGATGCTCAGGCCACCATGGAGCTGTACAAGTTGGTTGAAGTCGAGTGGGAACAGCACCTGGCTCAGAATCCCCCGGAAGACTAGCAGCAGTGGGGACGCTGATGTGGGGACAGAGGCAGCACTGCCCCAAGGAGAGGCAGCAGACCAGAGGACGCTCTACCAGCTGCACACCTTGGGAAGCTTgttggtggggagagagggctcCCCCCCAGACTTAATATCCATTGAAATTACCCCTCAggtgttgtgttctgtgtctggttaCGTGTCCTGTGAAAGGAGGAAGCCTCCATGTCACAACCTGGCCCTGTTCTGTTTACCTCTTAGATGGTGCTAAACCACAGGTCCCAAGGTGCTCTGCTCCAATCGATCCTTTTCACCAAAAAGGGCGGGGCATCCTGGGAATTGTCATTTCCCAAACTGCCTTACCACTAGGGTGGCCGTTTGTCGCATTTTATGCCTTTGTTCTCAAGTAGTTGACAGCACCCTCTTTCATGCTCAGAAGTATCCTGGTTGGCTGATAAGTTGTGTGATCATGTTACACATCCCTGACTGTGCCTTTAGCCCGGAGTCTGCGTCTAGTCTGCGTCAGGACATCACCTGTTCTCCCCACATTGACTTCCCGAGGAGCTGCCCCTGGCGAGGCTTAGTTCTCCTGAGGGTTACACAGCAGTAGAGGTGAAGCGAGGACGATTTGGAAACTGACTTTTCTCATCTAGGAAAGCAGTTTCTTTCCTAAAGTAATGGaggatttatttaattaaaatcccACTGGGTAGgttgaaaaaaatacaatgttttaATGAGTTTTAGTCTTTGCTAAACCAAGTCTCTCAAAACTCGAAAGTATTCCCTTGATAAATTTTTTATAATGGACAAACAACAATTGtgtgatgttttctttctaaCCTCACATTTAATAGCTTTGTCACAGGTCTTGTGAGGCCTGCTTCTTTAAGGGGGTTCAGGGTCTCTGGATGCTACTAGATGGGCCCTTTGCTAGAGTCACCAAGAAGCACTCACCAAGCCATGTGCTCTGCTCTGGTGCCTTGTCCTTGTCCCTACAGCACTTCAGTGCACACCCCTAAGGTGGTACCCCAAACGGTGCTAACGCCTTCACACAGAGGCTGTGACCAGGAGAGTGACTCAGAGTGGGCATGCGGGACAGAGGGTGTGGAGGGGGAAGGGTGCTTGGTGACGCCAGCCTGGTCGCTCCTGCCAGCTGTTCCTCGGTGGTACACACCCTCATCTTGGGCAGGTGAGTCACAGGCCCGACCTTGTACCTGGGATCACTGTCCACACTCAGTGTTGAGAGAATGCAGCCTCCTCGTATACACCAGGATTTGTTCCCTCTTGAGTGGCTGGTTCGGCTCTGGGGGGCCAGAGTCACAGTCAGGGCTGCCAGTAAAAGGGAACTCCCTGCAGCCAACCGGCCCCGACACATGGTCTTGCTGCCGTGTCCTGCACTGCAGGATCTGTTTGCACACAAGCAGCTGTTAAGCTCTGAGCAAGTTGGTTCCTGTTGAGCCCAACATAGGTAATGTCCACAGCACTGCAAAGAGGTGCTGGGTACCCTTAACACACCTCTAAAGGAATGATCTAGGAAGGCCACACCAAAAACTGGGAATACACATGACTACACAAGCCTCAGTTACATTGTGATCAATAAACCAGATACTGAAAACCGATTTGAGTAGCTTTTAGGGCACTTGGCTGAGACAAACCTGGTTTTGTGTCTATCTTGGTAAAGTAGCAGCTGGCTTTTATGCTCCACCTCACTCCCCACTTGCATGTCCTGAAAGGCACCTGGTCTTGGTCCAACATTGCAAAGAACTCAGTGGTACTATTGCTCACCAGAAAGAACCTGGGGGACCAGAGGACCCTGCAGCCATTTTCTTAACTGTTTTCTCTCATACCCTTCAGGCCAGGGCCCAGCTTGCTCTGAGAGGATGCCTGGGGGTCCCCTGTACTTCAGTCCCCTCCTCTGCTCTATCCCCAGGGTCCTGGCTTCATCACGGAGGGCAGACAAGCCCATTGCAGATGACCACCTGAATCCCAGGCAGCAAGCCGTTGTGTGTTATATCTAAGATACTTCAGAATGGAGCATGTGCAGAACAAAATACAAGCTCTTCAAAGAATACTCATTCTTTTCATAGCACAATGTGCCAAAGGTACTCTGCATACGCTAAAACTTCATTTAACAAAGTGGTTCTCAAAAGGGGAAAggagtatattttgaaatttcagaCAACGGTGGCTGCCTCTCCACTCTTAACAACCACTGATCTACGGAAGGCTCCAAGGAGGAACTGTTTGATTCCTAGTTTAACATGATCACAGCTGATAGGAAAGATCAATAGTACTGTAATTAGGAACCTGCCCCAAGGCACATTAGTCCAAGTCCACGATTAGAGAGACAAATACCCATGTACGTAGTTAGCCAAGTACATCTATGAACATCCTGCATCTAACAGTCTGTGTATTGTTCACAAAGCACTTTTCGGCTGCTGGTAGCACAGCAAGTTATGTTGTATTGATACTACGTTTCAAGTTCTATTTTGCCACTTACTAAATTTGTGACAAGTTAATATGTGTCTTGGAGCTTCAGTGGTTCTAGCATTAGATTCTTTTCTAACTTTGATGCTTAACTGGTGGTTGCTgtcattaataagaaaaatggcAACCATTTAGTGCCTGCTCCCCTGTGGGCCACTTAGCTAAGTCCTTTAGGTGCATTGCCCCATTCTCTGTAAGGTAGGTGTGGTGTGCTAATTTAAAGGTTGATAAAACTGAGGCTGACAAAAGGTATGATCTTCCCCAGGCCAACAGCTGGAGGTTGGTGGTGGCTGGCACTCAGACCTGCCCAGTCTGCCTGTCTGGCCTCTTCTTTTAACCACTACCCCACTCTGCTGTTAACACATCCAAGTGGCGTCTGGTAAGGCTGAATCCTTTCACTGAGATATTTATCAAGCAccctccatgtgccaggcattttggtCGGTACTGGGGAAATGGCATTGTCGTTGCTCCTGTCGCTTACAGcaaacaaaagaagagaaaccaGTGAACTAAT includes:
- the METTL25B gene encoding methyltransferase-like protein 25B isoform X3, with the protein product MPGVCARGLSHGERKQLAVNLTRVLALYRSILDAYIIEFFTDDLWGTLPCAWQEALDGLNPPQLATLLLGMPGEGEVVRYRSVWPLTLLALKSTAYALAFTRTPGSQTPSEFLENPSQSSRLTAPFRKHVRPKKQHEIRRLGELVKKLSDLTGCTQVVDVGSGQGHLSRFMSLGLGLMVKSIEGDQRLVERAQCLDQELLQALEKEERRNPQIRAAGAAAGGAGPPVATESGCPLGPPGPGEPCGSLLHPGSAAGPAGGDPDSTGPAALPSRAGLPC
- the ISG20L2 gene encoding interferon-stimulated 20 kDa exonuclease-like 2, which gives rise to MSTLLLNLDFDQPPPKKAFEGNAKHQKFVKKRRLLERRGFLNKKNQPPSKGPKLHSEPPKKGETPKADGTWKVPPFPKKKKTTALSSGSDQSLDKKAAVPWLTPAPSQKAGSVVAKIDLLGEFQSALPKIKRHPPRPKKKGSQKKGPQKNAPQNSTQAHSENKFSGASWKMVAIDCEMVGTGPKGHVSSLARCSIVSYHGDVLYDEYIRPPCHIVDYRTRWSGIRKQHMVNATPFKIAQSQILKILTGKIVVGHAIHNDFKALQYFHPKSLTRDTSHIPLLNRKANCPENATMSLKRLTKELLSRDIQVGQSGHSSVEDAQATMELYKLVEVEWEQHLAQNPPED